Genomic window (Marasmius oreades isolate 03SP1 chromosome 3, whole genome shotgun sequence):
CTGCTCGCGTGCTGCACTAGCTGTCTCTAATGtcggcttcttcttctctaccACATTTCGAAGTTCTGAAGCTCGATCCGACACAGCTTTCTCGGTTCTCCGGACAAGAAGCTCGTTCTCTTCGCGTAGCGTTCTTTCTTCAGCCGTCTCCctgggtggaggtggaggattCTTCTGGGCTTCGCGAACAACTAGCCTCAATCGCAGCCCTTCACATCCTAATGTTTCGTGTCGTGTTTGCAGCAAGTAATTGTCAATTCCTCCATGCTATAAATTTTCGGCGAGGTTAACGGTCGTCTCCCTGAGGCATGGAGGGTTTACTGTACCTTTTTGATGGTCTTCAGTGCTCTAGTTGTTAATTTGACTCTGATATCCTTTCCCAGT
Coding sequences:
- a CDS encoding uncharacterized protein (BUSCO:EOG09263ZBJ) produces the protein MFVTLPTLKVAPVSQPFKRAQLGLFQGKSKRYGNNVPFSKHKTRRTWLPNVQRKRLPSEALGKDIRVKLTTRALKTIKKHGGIDNYLLQTRHETLGCEGLRLRLVVREAQKNPPPPPRETAEERTLREENELLVRRTEKAVSDRASELRNVVEKKKPTLETASAAREQALKALGGSASPGSIIDYLRKQKKEQKSLLGSAFANMSIS